ACTTTATATTTCTTGGGAAAAAAGAGGATATAAATTTTAAATCAATTATGAAGAGTTCAATTCCTGCATTTATCAGGATAACAATATTCTCCCTATTGGCGGCGATTCCACTTTTAAGATACAAAGATAGAATCTTTAATATATTAAATACTGGAAACAGAATTATTGATTTTGGTATACCGCTAATAATAACAACCCTACTTTATTTTAGTGTTTACGTAATAATACTAATAATAACTAAAGAAAACGTTTTAAAAGAGTTAAAAAGACTAGCTAGAAGACCCTAAGAATGTTATACATCTGTTATGAATTTTATTACTATATTGATTAAGATGTTTTTTCTCTACACACCGTTTTTTGCTCTGTCTATGTTTTTAGCAATGACAGACCATGCGGAAGAGAAGGAGAGGATCGCCCTAGCAGCTAAGACGACTCTCTCTGTTTTATTAATAAGTTTGGTTTTACTATTTTTTGGGAACCAAATCTTTAGAGTTTTTGGTATTACTGTAGACGCATTTAGGATCGGAGCTGGTTCGTTACTATTTTTATCTGCAGTCTCCCTTATTCAGGGTAAAAAAACCAAGGATGTAAATCCTGATGATGATTTTACTGTTGTACCCCTAGCAATACCAACTATAGTAGGGCCTGCAACAATAGGTGCAATTATGGTTATGGGTTCAGAGTTTACAACTTTTGATGCAAAATTAATGGGTTCTCTAGCAGTAGGGGCTGCAACAATCTCTGTAGG
Above is a genomic segment from Thiospirochaeta perfilievii containing:
- a CDS encoding MarC family protein; amino-acid sequence: MNFITILIKMFFLYTPFFALSMFLAMTDHAEEKERIALAAKTTLSVLLISLVLLFFGNQIFRVFGITVDAFRIGAGSLLFLSAVSLIQGKKTKDVNPDDDFTVVPLAIPTIVGPATIGAIMVMGSEFTTFDAKLMGSLAVGAATISVGLILVVSSYIERAIKKRGIIIISKLTGLILAALAAQMIFTGIKSFLFS